Proteins found in one Gordonia sp. PDNC005 genomic segment:
- a CDS encoding urea amidolyase associated protein UAAP2 has translation MSITVTPRAPWSGVVPAGHTITITDLDGNQAVDTLFYGANDHTIRYSAQTTIAAQGSIFLGTGSVIRDQESRPMMTIVSDEVGRHDTIGGACSQESNTLRYGHHTKHQHACVENFLIEGSRHGLGKRDLVGNVNFYMYVPVDADGTLGIVDGLSAPGRTIVLRAEIDTLVLISNCPQINNPCNGFDPSAVSLALSETAELIA, from the coding sequence ATGAGCATTACCGTCACCCCGCGCGCACCCTGGTCTGGGGTTGTCCCGGCGGGCCACACCATCACGATCACCGACCTCGACGGCAATCAGGCCGTCGACACCCTGTTCTACGGCGCGAATGACCACACGATCCGATACAGCGCACAGACGACGATCGCCGCGCAGGGGAGCATCTTCCTGGGTACCGGCAGTGTCATCCGCGATCAGGAGTCGCGCCCGATGATGACGATCGTCTCCGACGAGGTGGGGCGTCACGACACGATCGGCGGCGCGTGCTCTCAGGAGTCGAACACACTCCGCTACGGGCACCACACCAAGCACCAGCACGCGTGCGTGGAGAACTTCCTCATCGAAGGGAGCCGACACGGCCTCGGGAAACGAGACCTCGTCGGCAACGTCAACTTCTACATGTACGTGCCCGTCGACGCCGACGGGACTCTGGGCATCGTCGACGGACTCTCCGCTCCTGGACGGACGATCGTCCTGCGTGCCGAGATCGACACGCTGGTTCTCATCTCCAACTGTCCCCAGATCAATAATCCGTGCAACGGCTTCGATCCGAGTGCCGTGTCGCTCGCGTTGTCAGAGACTGCGGAGCTGATCGCATGA
- the atzF gene encoding allophanate hydrolase: protein MTGSDRIAEIYRRIHRDGRYEVFVTLRAQADVEADYAAALATGGPLAGMVLAVKDNVDVAGLPTTAACPGYEYHPSADAEAVAALRAAGATVIGKTNLDQFATGLVGTRSPYGAVRDSRRPEYVSGGSSSGSAVAVAMGYADIAIGTDTAGSGRVPAALQGIVGVKPTIGTVSTVGVVPACASYDCVTIFAADVDTANRAMTVMGSTGSRAWPASTPLAAAPDAVLAAPVDLPGLSPAWQEAFEAAVERAVGAGLRVERIDITDFLDAARLLYDGALVAERFSAVGEFVVHAGDAAGLDPTVASIVRAARDHPAHRFAADLALLRGVKASTAAQLAGFAGLLVPTVPMHPTIVDVLADPVGVNSRMGTYTNFCNLLDMCAVAVPAGETSDGAQFGVTVCAPAGHDAVALDLAARLSGEGLPRPWNAGAAGAVELAVFGAHLRGQTLERELIALDARWEGEVRTAPEYRLTALDTIPPKPGLVRDPLDGRSIRGEKWLLAPAALGRFLAALPAPMTLGAVTLSDSTQIVGFSCEPSAAAAATPLLVDSWLDRDAAGLSPAR from the coding sequence ATGACCGGATCGGACCGGATTGCCGAGATCTATCGGCGCATTCATCGCGACGGCCGCTACGAAGTGTTCGTGACGTTGCGCGCACAGGCCGATGTCGAGGCCGACTACGCAGCCGCACTTGCGACTGGCGGACCGCTCGCCGGGATGGTGCTCGCGGTGAAGGACAACGTCGACGTCGCAGGTCTGCCGACCACGGCGGCCTGTCCCGGGTATGAGTATCACCCGAGTGCCGACGCGGAAGCCGTCGCGGCATTGCGGGCGGCGGGGGCGACCGTCATCGGCAAGACCAACCTCGACCAGTTCGCCACCGGGCTGGTCGGAACCCGCAGCCCGTACGGAGCGGTGCGGGATTCGCGCCGTCCCGAGTACGTCTCGGGCGGCTCGAGTTCGGGGTCGGCCGTCGCCGTGGCGATGGGCTATGCGGACATCGCGATCGGCACCGACACCGCCGGATCGGGTCGGGTCCCAGCTGCCTTGCAGGGCATCGTCGGGGTGAAGCCGACCATCGGGACGGTGAGCACAGTGGGTGTCGTGCCCGCGTGCGCGTCGTATGACTGCGTCACGATCTTCGCTGCCGACGTCGACACCGCGAACAGAGCGATGACGGTGATGGGCTCGACGGGATCCCGCGCGTGGCCTGCGTCGACCCCGCTTGCTGCGGCGCCGGATGCCGTGCTCGCTGCACCCGTCGATCTGCCGGGCCTGTCGCCTGCGTGGCAGGAGGCATTCGAGGCGGCGGTCGAACGTGCCGTCGGCGCTGGGTTGCGTGTGGAGCGGATCGACATCACCGACTTCCTCGACGCCGCTCGACTGCTGTACGACGGCGCGCTGGTGGCCGAAAGATTCAGCGCGGTGGGGGAGTTCGTCGTTCATGCGGGAGACGCCGCGGGACTCGATCCCACCGTGGCGAGCATCGTTCGAGCGGCGCGTGATCATCCCGCGCATCGGTTCGCAGCCGACCTCGCGCTGCTTCGTGGCGTTAAGGCGTCGACCGCTGCTCAGTTGGCGGGCTTCGCCGGGCTGCTGGTGCCGACGGTGCCGATGCACCCGACGATCGTCGACGTGCTCGCCGATCCGGTCGGCGTGAACTCCCGTATGGGCACGTACACGAACTTCTGCAATCTGCTCGACATGTGCGCCGTTGCAGTCCCTGCGGGTGAGACCTCTGACGGTGCGCAGTTCGGCGTCACCGTCTGCGCGCCCGCCGGGCACGACGCTGTGGCTCTTGATCTCGCGGCCAGGCTCTCGGGCGAAGGATTGCCGCGACCGTGGAACGCGGGCGCAGCGGGCGCCGTCGAACTGGCTGTGTTCGGAGCACACCTTCGCGGACAGACTCTGGAACGTGAGCTGATCGCGTTGGATGCACGATGGGAAGGTGAGGTCCGCACGGCCCCCGAGTACCGGCTGACCGCACTGGACACGATCCCGCCGAAACCTGGGCTGGTCCGGGATCCGTTGGACGGCAGGAGCATCCGCGGTGAGAAGTGGCTGCTCGCTCCGGCCGCACTCGGCCGTTTCTTGGCGGCGCTTCCTGCGCCGATGACGCTCGGCGCCGTCACGCTGTCGGACAGTACCCAGATCGTCGGCTTCAGTTGTGAGCCGTCGGCCGCCGCTGCTGCCACTCCGCTCCTCGTCGACTCCTGGCTGGACCGCGACGCCGCCGGGCTCTCGCCCGCTCGTTGA
- a CDS encoding 5-oxoprolinase/urea amidolyase family protein — protein MTAQMTIVRPGPMTTVQDWPGRVGFWQVGVPPSGPMDDLSFRLANVAVGNDETAAGLESTLGGLAVTFDSTVTVAVTGAPVAVAVGGRPVAAWRPVEVPAGQELSIGATGQLGMRVYVAVRGGIEVPEYLGSASTFTLGRFGGLDGRVLATDDVVAIGAEPTVRPRRILSDEIPAITSDWQLAVTVGPHSAPEYFTASDIETLYATPYEVHFNSDRTGVRLIGPQPEWARTDGGEAGLHPSNIHDNAYSVGALDFTGDTPILLGPDGPSLGGFVCPVTVTTADRWKLGQLRPGDTVRFVPVKAATAAPHTAIGSARRASSPTVISTGGDADAGILSRGVTADGETGITYRRSGDDNVLIEYGSMTLDLELRARVHALAQRLGDERPRGLVDLTPGVRSLQVKFDPSVLRQDAALDWITEAESQLPAAQDMIVPSRTVRLPLSWDDPSTREAIERYMLGVRDDAPWCPWNIEFIRRMNGLGSVDDVHDIVFDAEYLVLGLGDVYLGAPVAVPLDPRHRLVTTKYNPARTWTPENAVGIGGAYMCIYGMEGPGGYQFVGRTTQVWNHRHPGNAGGFEPEHPWLLRFFDRISWYPVSTEELADLRADTAAGRGSVDITPGSFSLSSHRAFLAEHAEDIGRVQRVMEAARAEERGRWSAAGEFAGRAA, from the coding sequence ATGACCGCGCAGATGACGATCGTCCGGCCCGGGCCGATGACGACCGTGCAGGACTGGCCGGGGCGAGTCGGCTTCTGGCAGGTGGGAGTCCCGCCGTCGGGCCCGATGGACGATCTCTCGTTCCGCCTGGCCAACGTCGCAGTGGGCAACGATGAGACCGCAGCGGGCCTGGAGAGCACTCTCGGTGGCCTCGCCGTGACCTTCGATTCGACTGTCACCGTTGCAGTCACCGGCGCCCCCGTGGCGGTCGCGGTCGGTGGTCGGCCGGTGGCCGCGTGGCGTCCGGTGGAGGTACCCGCCGGGCAGGAGCTGTCGATCGGTGCGACCGGACAACTCGGCATGCGCGTGTACGTCGCGGTCCGCGGCGGGATCGAGGTTCCCGAGTATCTGGGCAGTGCGTCGACGTTCACTCTCGGTCGCTTCGGCGGCCTCGACGGTCGGGTTCTCGCCACGGACGACGTTGTCGCGATCGGCGCCGAACCGACAGTACGTCCGCGTCGCATACTCAGTGACGAGATCCCGGCCATCACCAGTGATTGGCAGCTGGCGGTGACCGTCGGACCACACTCCGCACCGGAGTACTTCACCGCATCCGACATCGAGACGCTGTACGCGACGCCGTATGAGGTGCACTTCAACTCCGACAGGACCGGTGTCCGGCTCATCGGACCGCAACCCGAGTGGGCGCGCACCGACGGTGGGGAAGCTGGCCTTCATCCGTCGAACATCCACGACAACGCGTACTCGGTGGGCGCTCTGGACTTCACCGGAGACACCCCGATCCTGCTCGGCCCTGACGGCCCGAGCCTCGGCGGCTTCGTCTGCCCGGTCACGGTGACGACGGCCGACAGGTGGAAGCTCGGCCAACTGCGGCCGGGCGACACAGTCCGCTTCGTGCCGGTGAAGGCGGCAACGGCGGCACCGCACACCGCGATCGGATCGGCGCGCCGAGCGTCGTCGCCGACGGTGATCTCGACCGGAGGCGACGCGGACGCGGGGATCCTCTCGCGCGGTGTCACAGCCGACGGGGAGACCGGGATAACGTACCGGCGGTCCGGTGACGACAACGTGCTGATCGAGTACGGCTCCATGACACTCGATCTGGAGCTGCGTGCCCGGGTCCATGCTCTCGCGCAGCGGCTGGGCGACGAGAGACCTCGCGGCCTCGTGGACCTGACTCCTGGCGTCCGCAGTCTGCAGGTCAAGTTCGATCCGAGCGTTCTGAGGCAGGACGCGGCACTCGACTGGATCACCGAAGCCGAATCTCAGCTGCCTGCCGCGCAGGACATGATCGTGCCCAGCCGGACTGTGCGACTCCCGCTCTCGTGGGACGACCCGTCCACCCGTGAAGCCATCGAGCGGTACATGCTCGGCGTGCGTGACGACGCGCCGTGGTGCCCGTGGAACATCGAGTTCATCCGGCGGATGAACGGCCTCGGATCGGTGGACGACGTGCACGACATCGTGTTCGACGCCGAGTATCTGGTGCTCGGCCTCGGCGATGTGTACCTGGGCGCACCCGTCGCTGTGCCGCTCGACCCGCGTCATCGGCTGGTGACCACGAAGTACAACCCGGCGCGGACGTGGACGCCGGAGAACGCGGTCGGGATCGGCGGCGCCTACATGTGCATCTACGGGATGGAGGGGCCGGGCGGCTACCAGTTCGTCGGACGCACCACACAGGTGTGGAACCACCGGCACCCGGGGAACGCAGGCGGCTTCGAACCCGAGCACCCGTGGTTGCTGCGATTCTTCGACCGGATCAGCTGGTACCCGGTGTCGACTGAGGAGCTCGCCGATCTGCGTGCCGACACGGCCGCGGGACGGGGGAGCGTCGACATCACGCCCGGCTCGTTCTCCTTGTCGTCGCACCGCGCATTCCTGGCTGAGCACGCCGAGGACATCGGGCGGGTGCAGCGGGTGATGGAGGCGGCCCGTGCCGAAGAGCGTGGTCGGTGGTCGGCCGCGGGTGAGTTCGCGGGCCGCGCGGCCTGA